Proteins from one Burkholderia oklahomensis C6786 genomic window:
- a CDS encoding Rap1a/Tai family immunity protein, with amino-acid sequence MLRAMFCAAALAVPLTAAAFTAGDLDKLCAKTDVKSRASCAAYIEGAADGVYNTIDAIGGTTGPRVGQYFCLPPDIKAQQMTDAVRKYIAENPKLADYNASTAVSLGLGKAFPCRSY; translated from the coding sequence ATGTTGCGGGCTATGTTTTGTGCCGCCGCGCTCGCCGTGCCGCTGACGGCGGCCGCCTTTACGGCCGGCGACCTCGACAAGCTGTGTGCGAAGACCGACGTCAAGTCGCGGGCGTCGTGCGCGGCGTACATTGAAGGCGCGGCGGACGGCGTCTACAACACGATCGACGCGATCGGCGGCACGACCGGGCCGCGCGTCGGCCAGTACTTCTGCTTGCCGCCCGACATCAAGGCGCAGCAGATGACCGACGCGGTGCGCAAGTACATCGCGGAGAATCCGAAGCTCGCCGACTACAACGCGAGCACGGCAGTGTCGCTCGGGCTCGGCAAGGCGTTTCCCTGCCGCAGCTATTGA
- a CDS encoding mechanosensitive ion channel family protein yields the protein MMTIDDLWRIADAPLHTWLGTLVVSALVVLVVAGIHRIGARIVVPIARPYSFMSVIVSYVDRPSLVLLSFLALEFLWLQVADTLPHAAGLRTLAAVGTIVSLTWLLMRLAAAVGDAIIRAHPIDTPDNLEARRIHTQTRVLARTVMVLIVIIGTGAALMTFPNVRQVGASLLASAGVAGLVAGIAARPVLGNLIAGLQIALSQPIRLDDVVIIQGEWGRIEEITGTYVSVRLWDQRRLVVPLQWFIENPFQNWTRSSAELIGTVFLYVDYRLPLDPLRAELARIVAAAPEWDGRVQVLQVTDATERSMQLRALVSARDSSLAWDLRCRVREGLVAFINAHYPHCLPRERAEWTTPGAAAREPHPGEGVLEPAASTAAFTAADPTASETGAPRAP from the coding sequence ATGATGACGATCGACGACCTGTGGCGCATCGCGGATGCGCCGCTTCATACCTGGCTCGGCACGCTTGTCGTGTCGGCGCTCGTCGTGCTCGTGGTCGCGGGCATTCACAGGATCGGCGCGCGCATCGTCGTGCCGATCGCCCGGCCTTATTCGTTCATGAGCGTGATCGTGTCGTACGTCGACCGGCCGTCGCTCGTCCTGCTGTCGTTCCTCGCGCTCGAATTCCTGTGGCTGCAGGTCGCCGACACGCTGCCGCACGCGGCCGGGCTGCGCACGCTCGCCGCGGTCGGCACGATCGTGTCGCTGACGTGGCTGTTGATGCGGCTTGCCGCCGCGGTCGGCGACGCGATCATCCGCGCGCATCCGATCGATACGCCCGACAACCTGGAGGCGCGCCGCATCCACACGCAAACCCGCGTGCTCGCGCGGACCGTGATGGTGCTGATCGTGATCATCGGCACGGGCGCCGCGCTGATGACGTTCCCGAACGTGCGGCAGGTCGGCGCGAGCCTGCTCGCGTCGGCGGGCGTCGCGGGCCTCGTCGCCGGTATCGCCGCGCGCCCGGTGCTCGGCAACCTGATCGCCGGGCTGCAGATCGCGCTGTCGCAGCCGATCCGGCTCGACGACGTCGTCATCATCCAGGGCGAGTGGGGGCGCATCGAGGAAATCACGGGCACTTACGTATCGGTGCGCCTGTGGGACCAGCGGCGGCTCGTCGTGCCGCTGCAGTGGTTCATCGAGAATCCTTTTCAGAACTGGACGCGCAGCAGCGCCGAGCTGATCGGCACGGTGTTTCTGTACGTCGATTACCGGCTGCCGCTCGATCCGTTGCGCGCCGAGCTCGCGCGGATCGTCGCCGCCGCGCCCGAATGGGACGGCCGCGTGCAGGTGCTGCAGGTGACCGACGCGACCGAGCGCTCGATGCAGTTGCGCGCGCTCGTCAGCGCGCGGGATTCGTCGCTCGCGTGGGACTTGCGCTGCCGCGTGCGCGAGGGGCTCGTCGCGTTCATCAACGCGCACTATCCGCATTGCCTGCCGCGCGAGCGCGCCGAATGGACGACGCCCGGCGCGGCCGCGCGCGAGCCGCATCCGGGCGAGGGCGTGCTCGAGCCGGCCGCGAGCACCGCGGCGTTTACCGCGGCCGATCCGACGGCGTCGGAGACCGGCGCGCCGCGCGCGCCGTAA
- a CDS encoding AAA family ATPase: protein MPYLTALAIAHYRSLRELIVPLATLNVITGPNGSGKSSLYRALRLLADTAQGRVIPSLAREGGLPSTLWAGPERFSRGMLTGEVPVTGTVRSEPVSLKLGFACDDFGYAIDLGLPSSNGETAFGLDPVVKRECIWSGPMLRPSTLLVDRHGAQLRTRDEAGGWQTVPQPVASFDSMMTEFSDPRGAPEMIAVRERIRSWRFYDHFRTDALAPARLPQVGTHTPVLSDDGGDLAAALQTIYEIGAAAALDAAIDDAFPGARLEIDNPGKRGRFEVLMRQPGLLRPLRAAELSDGTLRYLLLVAALLTPRPPALLVLNEPETSLHPDLLPALGRLIAQAAERSQVIVVSHAARLVASLEREPGSHSIVLEKALGATRIVDADALDRPAWKWPAR from the coding sequence ATGCCGTATCTCACCGCACTCGCCATCGCCCATTACCGATCGCTGCGCGAGCTCATCGTGCCGCTCGCGACGCTCAACGTGATCACCGGGCCGAACGGCAGCGGCAAGTCGAGCCTGTATCGCGCGCTGCGCTTGCTCGCGGATACCGCGCAGGGCCGCGTGATTCCGTCGCTCGCGCGCGAGGGCGGGCTGCCGTCGACGCTGTGGGCGGGCCCCGAGCGCTTCTCACGCGGGATGCTGACGGGCGAGGTGCCGGTGACGGGCACGGTTCGCAGCGAGCCGGTGAGCCTGAAGCTCGGCTTCGCGTGCGACGACTTCGGCTACGCGATCGATCTCGGGCTGCCGTCGTCGAACGGCGAGACCGCGTTCGGGCTCGATCCGGTCGTCAAGCGCGAGTGCATCTGGAGCGGGCCGATGCTGCGGCCGTCGACGCTCCTCGTCGACCGGCACGGCGCGCAGCTTCGCACGCGCGACGAAGCGGGCGGCTGGCAGACCGTGCCGCAGCCCGTCGCGAGCTTCGACAGCATGATGACCGAGTTCTCGGACCCGCGCGGCGCGCCGGAGATGATCGCGGTGCGCGAGCGGATCCGCTCGTGGCGCTTCTACGACCATTTCCGCACCGACGCGCTCGCGCCCGCGCGGCTTCCCCAAGTCGGCACGCATACGCCGGTGCTGTCCGACGACGGCGGCGATCTTGCGGCCGCGCTGCAGACGATCTACGAGATCGGCGCCGCCGCGGCGCTCGATGCGGCGATCGACGACGCGTTTCCCGGCGCTCGGCTCGAGATCGACAATCCGGGCAAGCGCGGCCGCTTCGAGGTGCTGATGCGGCAGCCGGGGCTGCTGCGGCCGCTGCGCGCGGCCGAGCTGTCGGACGGCACGCTGCGTTATCTGCTGCTCGTCGCGGCGCTGCTGACGCCGCGTCCGCCCGCGCTTCTCGTGCTGAACGAGCCGGAGACGAGCCTGCATCCGGATTTGCTGCCCGCGCTCGGCCGGCTGATTGCGCAGGCGGCCGAGCGTTCGCAGGTGATCGTCGTGTCGCACGCGGCGCGTCTCGTCGCGTCGCTCGAACGCGAGCCGGGCAGCCATTCGATCGTGCTCGAGAAAGCGCTGGGCGCGACGCGGATCGTCGATGCGGACGCGCTCGACCGGCCGGCATGGAAGTGGCCGGCGCGGTGA
- a CDS encoding glycosyltransferase family 4 protein gives MRIAQIAPLTESVPPKLYGGTERVVSYITEALVDLGHDVTLFASGDSITRAKLDAVWPRALRLDLSIRDRIAPHMLLMETVARRARDFDVLHFHMDYYSFSVFKRQETPFVTTLHGRLDLPEQQPVFDTFDTAPVISISNAQRQPMPQAKWLTTVYHGLPEMLYTPQPVEQSYLAFLGRISPEKRVDTAIRIAQRCGMRIRIAAKIDAADEEYFEREIKPLFALPHVEYIGEIADHEKAAFLSGAHALLFPIDWPEPFGLVMIEAMACGTPVIAFNRGAVPEVIDEGVSGFIVEDEIGAAAAVNRLHTLSRERVRERFEERFTSRRMAQQYVDVYQSLIRAQKRSRFKVIDSAS, from the coding sequence ATGAGAATTGCGCAGATCGCCCCGTTGACCGAGTCGGTGCCGCCGAAGCTGTACGGCGGAACCGAGCGCGTCGTGTCGTACATCACCGAGGCGCTCGTCGACCTGGGCCATGACGTGACGCTGTTCGCGAGCGGCGACTCGATCACGCGCGCGAAGCTCGACGCGGTATGGCCGCGCGCGCTGCGGCTCGATTTATCGATTCGCGACCGGATCGCGCCGCACATGCTGCTGATGGAGACCGTCGCGCGCCGCGCCCGGGACTTCGACGTGCTCCATTTCCACATGGACTACTACTCGTTCTCGGTCTTCAAGCGTCAGGAGACGCCGTTCGTGACGACGCTGCACGGCCGTCTCGATCTGCCGGAGCAGCAGCCGGTGTTCGACACGTTCGACACCGCGCCCGTGATCTCGATCTCGAACGCGCAGCGTCAGCCGATGCCGCAGGCGAAGTGGCTGACGACCGTCTACCACGGGCTGCCGGAGATGCTCTACACGCCGCAGCCCGTCGAGCAGTCGTATCTCGCGTTCCTCGGCCGGATCTCGCCGGAGAAGCGCGTCGACACGGCGATCCGGATCGCGCAGCGCTGCGGGATGCGCATCCGGATCGCGGCGAAGATCGACGCGGCGGACGAAGAGTATTTCGAGCGCGAGATCAAGCCGCTCTTCGCGCTGCCGCACGTCGAGTACATCGGCGAGATCGCCGATCACGAGAAGGCCGCGTTCCTGTCGGGCGCGCATGCGCTGCTGTTCCCGATCGACTGGCCCGAGCCGTTCGGCCTCGTGATGATCGAAGCGATGGCGTGCGGCACGCCCGTCATCGCGTTCAATCGCGGCGCGGTGCCGGAGGTGATCGACGAAGGCGTGTCGGGCTTCATCGTCGAGGACGAGATCGGCGCCGCCGCCGCCGTGAACCGGCTGCACACGCTGTCGCGCGAGCGCGTGCGCGAGCGCTTCGAAGAGCGCTTCACGTCGCGCCGGATGGCGCAGCAATACGTCGACGTCTATCAATCGCTGATTCGCGCGCAGAAGCGCTCGCGCTTCAAGGTGATCGATTCGGCGTCTTGA
- a CDS encoding BPSL1445 family SYLF domain-containing lipoprotein: MQKRNLVLKAAAALVVGSLALAGCTTTPDKPASAATNASKRQAIDASVDATLSRLYSTVPGSRELVAKSRGVLVFPDVIQAGLIIGGQTGNGSLRVGGATVGYYNTSSLSVGLQAGAQSKAIVFLFMTQDALDKFRGSEGWAAGADASVALVKMGANGAIDTTTATAPVEVIVLTNAGLMGDVSISGTKVTKLKI; the protein is encoded by the coding sequence ATGCAGAAACGCAATCTCGTGTTGAAAGCCGCCGCCGCACTCGTCGTGGGCAGCCTGGCGCTCGCCGGTTGCACGACGACGCCGGACAAGCCCGCCTCCGCCGCGACCAACGCGTCGAAGCGTCAAGCCATCGATGCGAGCGTCGACGCGACGCTGTCGCGCCTGTACTCGACGGTGCCCGGCTCGCGTGAACTCGTCGCGAAGTCGCGCGGCGTGCTCGTGTTCCCGGACGTGATCCAGGCAGGCCTCATCATCGGCGGCCAGACCGGCAACGGCTCGCTGCGCGTCGGCGGTGCGACGGTCGGCTACTACAACACGTCGTCGCTGTCGGTCGGCCTGCAGGCGGGTGCGCAGTCGAAGGCGATCGTGTTCCTGTTCATGACGCAGGACGCGCTCGACAAGTTCCGCGGCTCGGAAGGCTGGGCCGCAGGCGCCGACGCATCGGTCGCTCTCGTGAAGATGGGTGCGAACGGCGCGATCGACACGACGACGGCGACGGCGCCCGTCGAAGTGATCGTGCTGACGAACGCCGGCCTGATGGGCGACGTGTCGATCAGCGGCACGAAGGTCACGAAGCTGAAGATCTGA
- a CDS encoding membrane protein has product MAWRQSRWFRRWLIVIVFWAVPVAIVAVREIREEMAYNYADLKLALTTWELTDAQRAAGAAAVCRGEPDEARAAGCPADALAANARRQQEARDEFAVRKRTLASYLWHAFVGYWIVPAAFLFACGVVIGLVRRALRRPPIKPPVSNH; this is encoded by the coding sequence ATGGCATGGAGACAAAGCCGCTGGTTCCGGCGCTGGCTGATCGTCATCGTGTTCTGGGCGGTGCCCGTCGCGATCGTCGCCGTGCGTGAGATCCGCGAGGAGATGGCCTACAACTACGCCGACCTCAAGCTCGCGCTGACGACCTGGGAACTCACCGACGCGCAGCGCGCGGCGGGCGCGGCGGCGGTCTGCCGCGGCGAGCCGGACGAAGCGCGCGCGGCGGGCTGCCCCGCCGACGCGCTCGCGGCGAACGCGCGCCGCCAGCAGGAGGCGCGCGACGAATTCGCAGTGCGCAAGCGCACGCTCGCGAGCTATCTGTGGCATGCGTTCGTCGGCTATTGGATCGTCCCGGCCGCGTTCCTGTTTGCGTGCGGCGTGGTGATCGGCCTTGTGCGCCGCGCGCTGCGGCGCCCGCCCATCAAGCCGCCCGTTTCCAATCACTGA
- a CDS encoding PsiF family protein has protein sequence MKIRSLMAALLVGGMLASPAFAANSQQDKMKACNTQAAGKTGDERKAFMKDCLSAKPAKKMSQQEKMKACNTQATGKTGDDRKAFMKDCLSAKPAA, from the coding sequence ATGAAGATCCGATCGCTGATGGCCGCGCTGCTCGTCGGCGGCATGCTGGCTTCGCCCGCGTTTGCCGCAAACAGCCAGCAGGACAAGATGAAGGCCTGTAACACGCAAGCCGCCGGCAAGACGGGCGACGAGCGCAAGGCATTCATGAAGGACTGCCTGTCGGCGAAGCCGGCGAAGAAGATGTCGCAGCAGGAAAAGATGAAGGCCTGCAACACGCAGGCCACCGGCAAGACGGGCGATGACCGCAAGGCGTTCATGAAGGACTGCCTGTCGGCAAAGCCTGCCGCCTGA
- a CDS encoding asparaginase — MNAPTSSNTPNVSSAPPRALPRIAVLATGGTIAGAASDAAQTAGYQAGALGVDRLLAAVPALAQIATIEAEQIASIDSKDLSPALWTTLAERIDALAANDAIDGIVITHGTDTLEETAYLLHLTVKTAKPVVMTAAMRPATALSSDGPLNLLNAVAVAGSAAARGQGVLVAFNNRIHCARDVVKTSTYAVDAFHSPELGALGWVQDGRIEFARRATRPHTLDSRFSIGAAWPQVDVVVSYAGASRAMVDACVAEGARGLVVAGTGNGSIHATLQTALAEAAAKGVAVVRASRVGSGHVMRNGAANDDALGFVSAGSLNPYKARVLLMLALAAGVAGVHELQQVFDTY; from the coding sequence ATGAACGCACCGACATCTTCCAACACCCCCAACGTTTCGAGCGCGCCGCCGCGCGCGCTGCCACGCATCGCCGTCCTCGCGACGGGCGGCACGATCGCGGGCGCGGCGTCCGATGCCGCGCAGACGGCCGGCTACCAGGCGGGCGCGCTCGGCGTCGATCGGCTGCTTGCCGCCGTACCCGCGCTCGCGCAGATCGCGACGATCGAGGCCGAGCAGATCGCGAGCATCGACAGCAAGGACTTGTCGCCCGCGCTGTGGACGACGCTCGCCGAGCGGATCGATGCGCTCGCCGCCAATGACGCGATCGACGGCATCGTGATCACGCACGGCACCGACACGCTCGAAGAAACCGCGTACCTGCTGCACCTGACCGTGAAGACCGCGAAGCCCGTCGTGATGACGGCGGCGATGCGACCCGCGACCGCGCTGTCGTCCGACGGCCCGCTCAACCTGCTGAACGCGGTGGCGGTCGCAGGCAGCGCGGCGGCGCGCGGGCAGGGCGTGCTCGTCGCATTCAACAACCGGATCCATTGCGCGCGCGACGTCGTGAAGACGAGCACCTACGCGGTCGATGCGTTCCACTCGCCGGAGCTCGGCGCGCTCGGCTGGGTGCAGGACGGCCGCATCGAATTCGCGCGCCGCGCGACCCGCCCGCACACGCTCGACTCGCGCTTTTCGATCGGCGCCGCATGGCCGCAGGTCGACGTCGTCGTCAGCTACGCGGGCGCGTCGCGGGCGATGGTCGACGCATGCGTCGCCGAGGGCGCGCGCGGGCTCGTCGTCGCGGGCACGGGCAACGGATCGATCCACGCGACGCTGCAGACGGCGCTCGCCGAGGCGGCGGCGAAGGGCGTCGCGGTCGTGCGCGCGTCGCGCGTCGGCTCGGGCCACGTGATGCGCAACGGCGCGGCGAACGACGACGCGCTCGGCTTCGTGAGCGCAGGCTCGCTCAATCCGTACAAGGCGCGCGTGCTGCTGATGCTCGCGCTCGCGGCGGGCGTCGCCGGCGTGCACGAATTGCAGCAGGTATTCGACACGTATTGA
- the lysM gene encoding peptidoglycan-binding protein LysM, with translation MGLLSFIKEAGEKLLGKSDEQAAADPAAANQTAADAIKNYISAQGLDTSNLTVAFDGASRTVTLSGSVADLDTKAKVKVAAGNVQGVAGVNDDDLQPDDPQVQYHDVVSGDNLWKIAEKYYGDGSKNDVIFQANRPMLSSPDRIYPGQKLVIPPQS, from the coding sequence ATGGGTCTTCTTTCGTTCATCAAAGAGGCGGGTGAAAAACTGCTCGGCAAGAGCGACGAGCAAGCCGCAGCCGATCCCGCCGCGGCCAATCAGACGGCCGCCGATGCGATCAAGAACTACATCTCCGCACAGGGTCTCGACACGTCGAACCTGACGGTCGCGTTCGATGGCGCATCGCGCACCGTCACGCTGTCGGGCAGCGTCGCGGACCTCGACACGAAGGCCAAGGTCAAGGTGGCGGCGGGCAACGTGCAAGGCGTCGCGGGCGTCAACGACGACGACCTGCAGCCGGACGATCCGCAAGTGCAGTACCACGACGTCGTCTCCGGCGACAACCTGTGGAAGATCGCCGAGAAGTACTACGGCGACGGCTCGAAGAACGACGTGATCTTCCAGGCGAACCGCCCGATGCTGTCGAGCCCGGACAGGATCTACCCGGGCCAGAAGCTCGTCATTCCGCCGCAGTCCTGA
- a CDS encoding 2-hydroxy-3-oxopropionate reductase produces MATIGFIGLGIMGAHMARNLLKGGHRLVVNGAYPVPADLRDQTQVVANSTAVAQASEIVITMVPDTPDVRNALFADDGIAKGLAAGKLVIDMSSISPLDTRDFAKEINALGCDYLDAPVSGGEVGARDATLTIMVGGPQRAFERAKPLFDLMGKNVSLIGDNGAGQTCKVANQIIVALNIEAVAEALLFAARSGADPERVRRALMGGFASSRILELHGERMTKRTFDPGFRIDLHRKDLNLALDGARRMNIALPHTASAQQLFSVCAANGGGAWDHSAIVRALEIMSNFEIGEPPSDAKVA; encoded by the coding sequence ATGGCAACGATCGGCTTCATCGGCCTCGGCATCATGGGCGCGCACATGGCGCGCAACCTGCTCAAGGGCGGCCACCGCCTCGTCGTGAACGGCGCGTATCCGGTGCCGGCCGACCTGCGCGATCAGACGCAGGTCGTCGCGAATTCGACGGCCGTCGCGCAGGCGTCGGAAATCGTGATCACGATGGTGCCCGACACGCCCGACGTGCGAAACGCGCTGTTCGCCGACGACGGCATCGCGAAGGGCCTCGCCGCCGGCAAGCTCGTGATCGACATGAGCTCGATCTCGCCGCTCGACACGCGCGACTTCGCGAAAGAGATCAACGCGCTCGGCTGCGACTATCTCGATGCGCCCGTGTCGGGCGGCGAAGTCGGCGCGCGCGACGCGACGCTCACGATCATGGTCGGCGGCCCGCAACGCGCGTTCGAGCGCGCGAAGCCGCTCTTCGACCTGATGGGCAAGAACGTCTCGCTGATCGGCGACAACGGCGCGGGCCAGACCTGCAAGGTCGCGAATCAGATCATCGTCGCGCTGAACATCGAAGCGGTCGCCGAGGCGCTGCTGTTCGCCGCGCGCTCGGGCGCCGATCCGGAGCGCGTGCGCCGCGCGCTGATGGGCGGCTTCGCGTCGTCGCGGATTCTCGAGCTGCACGGCGAACGGATGACGAAGCGCACGTTCGATCCGGGCTTCCGGATCGATCTGCATCGCAAGGACCTGAATCTCGCGCTCGACGGCGCGCGCCGGATGAACATCGCGCTGCCGCACACGGCAAGCGCGCAGCAGCTCTTCAGCGTGTGCGCGGCGAACGGCGGCGGCGCGTGGGATCACTCCGCGATCGTGCGCGCGCTCGAGATCATGTCGAACTTCGAGATCGGCGAGCCGCCGAGCGACGCGAAGGTCGCCTGA
- the hyi gene encoding hydroxypyruvate isomerase — MPKFAANLTMLFNEVPFLDRFKAAADAGFDAVEFLFPYPYQKEELAERLDANRLRLVLHNLPAGNWDQGERGIACLPDRVGEFRDGVGRAIEYAHALKAPQVNCLVGIPSASQKRDTTLVTIVENLRFAAAELKRAGIRLLVEPCNSYDIPGFALNRSADALDVIRAVGSDNLFLQYDIYHMQRMEGELAATIRQHIGSIAHVQLADNPGRHEPGTGEINYAYLFDLLDELGYDGYVGCEYKPRTTTAEGLGWLQRIAHVDAKRARSGA, encoded by the coding sequence ATGCCGAAATTCGCAGCCAATCTGACGATGCTGTTCAACGAGGTGCCGTTTCTCGACCGCTTCAAGGCGGCGGCCGACGCGGGCTTCGATGCCGTCGAGTTCCTGTTCCCGTATCCGTATCAGAAGGAAGAACTCGCCGAGCGGCTCGATGCGAACCGCCTGCGCCTCGTGCTGCACAACCTGCCCGCGGGCAACTGGGATCAGGGCGAACGGGGGATCGCATGCCTGCCCGATCGCGTCGGCGAATTCCGGGACGGCGTCGGCCGCGCGATCGAGTATGCGCACGCGCTGAAGGCGCCGCAGGTGAATTGCCTCGTCGGCATTCCGTCGGCGAGCCAGAAGCGCGACACGACGCTCGTCACGATCGTCGAGAACCTGCGCTTCGCCGCCGCCGAATTGAAGCGGGCGGGCATTCGCCTGCTCGTCGAGCCGTGCAATTCGTACGACATCCCGGGCTTCGCGCTGAACCGCTCGGCCGACGCGCTCGACGTGATCCGCGCGGTCGGCTCCGACAATCTGTTCCTGCAGTACGACATCTATCACATGCAGCGGATGGAGGGCGAGCTCGCGGCGACGATCAGGCAGCACATCGGATCGATCGCGCACGTCCAGCTCGCGGACAACCCGGGCCGCCACGAACCCGGCACGGGCGAGATCAACTACGCGTATCTGTTCGATCTGCTCGACGAGCTCGGCTACGACGGCTACGTCGGCTGCGAATACAAGCCGCGCACGACGACGGCCGAAGGTCTCGGCTGGCTGCAGCGGATCGCGCACGTCGACGCGAAGCGCGCGCGCAGCGGCGCTTGA
- the gcl gene encoding glyoxylate carboligase, with protein MARMRAVDAAVLVLEKEGVQTAFGVPGAAINPLYSALRRSGAIGHVLARHVEGASHMAEGYTRAAPGNIGVCIGTSGPAGTDMITGLYSASADSIPILAITGQAPRARLYKEDFQAVDIESIAKPVTKWAVTVREPALVPRVFQQAFHLMRSGRPGPVLVDLPIDVQLAEIEFDIATYEPLPVYKPRATRTQIEAALAMLNDAERPLIVSGGGVINAAAEQLLVEFAETLGVPVIPTLMSWGAIPDDHPLMAGMVGLQTSHRYGNATLLASDFVLGIGNRWANRHTGSIDVYTKGRKFVHVDIEPTQIGRVFGPDLGIVSDAKAALELFVELAREWKAAGKLKDRGAWVADCQQRKRTLQRKTHFDDVPVKPQRVYEEMNKAFGRDTCYVSTIGLSQIAAAQFLHVFKARNWINCGQAGPLGWTIPAALGVRAADPRRPIVALSGDYDFQFMIEELAVGAQFKLPYVHVVVNNSYLGLIRQAQRAFDMDYCVQLAFDNVNAPELNGYGVDHVAVAEGLGCKALRVFKPEEIAPALERARQMTAEFSVPVVVEVILERVTNISMGAEIDAINEFEDLAGKAEHAPTAISLLD; from the coding sequence ATGGCCAGGATGAGAGCCGTCGACGCCGCCGTACTCGTGCTCGAGAAGGAAGGCGTGCAGACCGCGTTCGGCGTGCCGGGCGCGGCGATCAACCCGCTGTACTCGGCGCTGCGCCGCTCGGGCGCGATCGGGCACGTGCTCGCGCGGCACGTCGAAGGCGCATCGCACATGGCGGAAGGCTACACGCGCGCCGCGCCCGGCAACATCGGCGTGTGCATCGGCACGTCGGGCCCCGCCGGCACCGACATGATCACGGGCCTCTACTCGGCGTCGGCCGACTCGATCCCGATTCTCGCGATCACCGGCCAGGCGCCGCGCGCGCGGCTCTACAAGGAAGATTTCCAGGCGGTCGACATCGAGTCGATCGCGAAGCCCGTCACGAAATGGGCGGTCACGGTGCGCGAGCCGGCGCTCGTGCCGCGCGTGTTCCAGCAGGCGTTCCACCTGATGCGCTCGGGCCGCCCGGGGCCCGTGCTGGTCGATCTGCCGATCGACGTGCAACTGGCCGAGATCGAATTCGACATCGCGACCTACGAGCCGCTGCCCGTCTACAAGCCGCGCGCGACGCGCACGCAGATCGAGGCCGCGCTCGCGATGCTGAACGACGCCGAGCGCCCGCTCATCGTATCCGGCGGCGGCGTGATCAACGCGGCCGCCGAGCAGCTGCTCGTCGAATTCGCGGAGACGCTCGGCGTGCCGGTGATTCCGACGCTGATGTCGTGGGGCGCGATTCCCGACGACCATCCGCTGATGGCGGGCATGGTCGGCCTGCAGACGTCGCACCGCTACGGCAACGCGACGCTGCTCGCGTCCGACTTCGTGCTCGGCATCGGCAACCGCTGGGCGAACCGCCACACGGGCAGCATCGACGTCTATACGAAGGGCCGCAAGTTCGTCCACGTCGACATCGAACCGACGCAGATCGGCCGCGTGTTCGGCCCCGATCTCGGGATCGTGTCGGATGCGAAGGCGGCGCTCGAACTGTTCGTCGAGCTCGCGCGCGAATGGAAGGCGGCGGGCAAGCTGAAGGATCGCGGCGCGTGGGTCGCCGACTGCCAGCAGCGCAAGCGCACGCTGCAGCGCAAGACGCATTTCGACGACGTGCCGGTCAAGCCGCAGCGCGTGTACGAAGAGATGAACAAGGCGTTCGGCCGCGACACCTGCTACGTGAGCACGATCGGGCTGTCGCAGATCGCGGCCGCGCAGTTCCTGCACGTGTTCAAGGCGCGCAACTGGATCAACTGCGGCCAGGCGGGCCCGCTCGGCTGGACGATTCCCGCCGCGCTCGGCGTGCGCGCGGCCGATCCGCGGCGTCCGATCGTCGCGCTGTCGGGCGACTACGACTTCCAGTTCATGATCGAGGAGCTCGCGGTCGGCGCGCAGTTCAAGCTGCCGTACGTGCACGTCGTCGTCAACAACTCGTATCTCGGCCTGATCCGCCAGGCGCAGCGCGCGTTCGACATGGACTACTGCGTGCAGCTCGCGTTCGACAACGTCAACGCGCCCGAACTGAACGGCTACGGCGTCGACCACGTCGCCGTGGCCGAAGGGCTCGGCTGCAAGGCGCTGCGCGTGTTCAAGCCGGAAGAGATCGCGCCCGCGCTCGAACGCGCGCGGCAGATGACGGCCGAGTTCAGCGTGCCCGTCGTCGTCGAAGTGATCCTCGAGCGCGTGACGAACATTTCGATGGGCGCCGAGATCGACGCGATCAACGAGTTCGAGGATCTCGCGGGCAAGGCCGAGCACGCGCCGACCGCGATCTCGCTGCTCGACTGA